A region of Streptomyces halobius DNA encodes the following proteins:
- a CDS encoding cytochrome P450 family protein: protein MPDATRLPTSGATHPAASAVPHPATPGAIPAGCPAAPASEPAPAFTAEPTPAPAPDLFTWEFATDPYPAYAWLRDHAPVHRTALPSGVEAWLVTRYADARQALADARLSKNPVHHSEAAHGKGKVGIPGERSANLMTHLLNIDPPDHTRLRRLVSKAFTPRRVAAFAPRVQELTDTLIAGFAVRGEADLIHEFAFPLPIYAICDLLGVPREDQDDFRDWAGMMIRHGRGPRGGVARSVKKMRTYLAELIHRKRETLGDVPAPDEDLISGLIRASDHGEHLTENEVAAMAFILLFAGFETTVNLIGNGTYALLRNPAQRELLQKSIEAGDTELLATGVEELLRYDGPVELATWRFATCELTVGGQRIAEGDPVLVVLAAADRDPARFADPDVLDLTRRDNPHLGYGHGIHYCLGAPLARLEGQTALATLLTRLPDIRLATEPDDLRWRGGLIMRGLRSLPVEFTPVES, encoded by the coding sequence ATGCCCGACGCCACCCGCCTCCCCACCTCCGGTGCCACCCACCCGGCCGCCTCCGCCGTCCCGCACCCGGCCACCCCCGGCGCCATCCCCGCGGGCTGCCCCGCCGCCCCGGCCTCGGAACCGGCCCCGGCATTCACGGCCGAACCGACGCCCGCCCCGGCTCCCGACCTCTTCACCTGGGAGTTCGCCACCGACCCCTACCCCGCGTACGCCTGGCTGCGCGACCATGCGCCGGTCCACCGGACCGCGCTGCCCAGCGGCGTCGAGGCATGGCTGGTGACACGGTACGCGGATGCCCGGCAGGCGCTGGCCGACGCCCGGCTGTCGAAGAACCCCGTCCACCACAGCGAGGCCGCACACGGCAAGGGCAAGGTCGGCATCCCGGGCGAGCGCAGCGCCAATCTGATGACGCATCTGCTCAATATCGACCCGCCCGATCACACCCGGCTGCGCCGGCTGGTCTCCAAGGCGTTCACCCCGCGCCGGGTCGCGGCCTTCGCGCCACGCGTGCAGGAACTGACCGACACCCTCATCGCGGGATTCGCGGTGCGCGGGGAGGCGGACCTCATCCACGAGTTCGCGTTCCCGCTCCCCATTTACGCGATCTGCGATCTGCTCGGCGTCCCGCGTGAGGACCAGGACGACTTCCGCGACTGGGCGGGGATGATGATCCGGCACGGCAGAGGGCCGCGCGGCGGCGTCGCGCGCTCCGTGAAGAAGATGCGTACGTATCTCGCCGAGCTGATCCACCGCAAGCGCGAGACCCTGGGCGACGTCCCCGCCCCGGACGAGGACCTGATCTCCGGCCTGATCCGGGCCTCCGACCATGGCGAGCACCTCACTGAGAACGAGGTCGCCGCGATGGCGTTCATCCTGCTCTTCGCCGGTTTCGAGACCACCGTCAACCTCATCGGCAACGGGACCTACGCGCTGCTGCGCAACCCCGCCCAGCGCGAGCTGCTGCAGAAGTCGATCGAGGCGGGCGACACCGAGCTGCTGGCCACCGGTGTCGAGGAGCTGCTCCGCTACGACGGCCCGGTGGAGCTGGCGACCTGGCGGTTCGCGACCTGCGAGCTGACGGTCGGCGGGCAGCGGATAGCCGAGGGGGACCCCGTCCTGGTGGTGCTGGCGGCCGCCGACCGCGACCCGGCGCGCTTCGCCGATCCGGACGTCCTCGACCTGACCCGCCGTGACAACCCGCATCTGGGATACGGCCACGGCATCCACTACTGCCTGGGCGCACCGCTGGCCCGGCTCGAAGGACAGACCGCGCTGGCGACCCTGCTGACCCGGCTCCCGGATATCCGACTTGCCACGGAACCCGACGATTTGCGGTGGCGCGGCGGGCTCATCATGCGCGGACTGCGGTCCCTGCCGGTGGAGTTCACCCCGGTGGAGTCCTGA
- a CDS encoding transglycosylase family protein, producing MTGAGLAMPLLGAGGAHAADTATWDRVAQCESGGMWSAASGNGFYGGLQLTREMWDEYGGRAYASRPDLASRSQQITVAEKILADRGPDAWPSCAVNAGLTQDGRAPEVDPGGTSAPIPDPSDSADPSEPQGPLDPSGSTGGSGSSDDSGASADPSDPSAPTDHTDHTGPSDPSDDVTPSPSVPGGSDATDPSDPSNPSADPSSPSEAPDDSSDSSKTPDPSDSPAPGDGRGDDASQHADPSPTPSHRPTRGRHRGDADDREGKGENGAGDGDRPSGRHASRGDGAHRTPPAADGEYTVRPGDSLSAIAAANELPGGWPALYDRNKDVIGSDADLIRPGQLLDLGD from the coding sequence GTGACCGGCGCCGGCCTGGCCATGCCGCTGCTCGGCGCCGGCGGTGCACACGCCGCCGACACCGCGACCTGGGACCGGGTCGCACAGTGCGAGAGCGGCGGGATGTGGAGCGCCGCCTCGGGCAACGGCTTCTACGGCGGCCTGCAGCTGACCCGGGAGATGTGGGACGAGTACGGCGGCCGGGCCTATGCCTCGCGCCCCGACCTCGCCAGCCGCTCCCAGCAGATAACCGTGGCCGAGAAGATCCTGGCCGACCGGGGCCCGGACGCCTGGCCCAGCTGCGCCGTGAACGCCGGGCTGACCCAGGACGGCCGCGCGCCGGAGGTCGACCCGGGCGGCACCAGCGCGCCGATCCCCGATCCGTCGGACAGCGCCGACCCCTCGGAGCCTCAGGGCCCCCTGGACCCGTCCGGCTCGACCGGCGGCTCCGGCAGCTCCGACGACTCCGGAGCCTCCGCCGACCCGAGCGATCCGTCCGCCCCCACCGATCACACCGATCACACCGGTCCCTCCGACCCGTCCGATGACGTGACGCCCTCGCCCTCGGTGCCCGGCGGGTCGGACGCCACGGACCCGTCCGACCCCTCCAACCCCTCTGCGGACCCGTCCAGCCCCTCCGAGGCCCCGGACGACTCCTCCGACTCCTCCAAGACCCCTGACCCGTCCGATTCCCCGGCCCCGGGCGACGGCCGTGGCGACGACGCGTCCCAGCACGCCGACCCGAGCCCCACGCCGAGCCACCGGCCCACCAGGGGCAGGCACCGTGGCGACGCGGACGACAGGGAGGGCAAGGGCGAAAACGGAGCGGGTGACGGCGACAGGCCGTCGGGCCGGCATGCCTCGCGCGGCGACGGCGCGCACCGTACGCCTCCGGCGGCCGACGGCGAGTACACCGTGCGCCCGGGTGACAGCCTGTCAGCCATCGCGGCGGCCAACGAGCTGCCGGGCGGCTGGCCCGCGCTCTACGACCGGAACAAGGACGTCATCGGCTCCGACGCGGACCTGATCCGCCCAGGTCAGCTCCTCGACCTCGGGGACTGA
- a CDS encoding LysM peptidoglycan-binding domain-containing protein, with translation MLINKGKHRRPSKAVRVATLAGVAGAAVAVPLMAASSASAASVSTWEKVAQCESSGNWSINTGNGYYGGLQFSNSSWAAAGGTKYAPRADLATKEQQIAVAEKLLAMQGPGAWGCAAAGGLTAGGPAANVDASGSAQTKSAPKAETAKPAPKQEKAQPAPKVAPQKSNGSGDYTVKPGDTLAKIAKAHGTDWKTVYAENKSVIGGNPNLIFPGQQLSI, from the coding sequence ATGCTGATCAACAAGGGCAAGCACCGTCGTCCGTCCAAGGCCGTCCGCGTCGCCACCCTGGCCGGTGTCGCCGGCGCCGCCGTGGCCGTCCCGCTGATGGCCGCCTCCTCCGCGTCCGCCGCGTCCGTCTCCACCTGGGAGAAGGTCGCCCAGTGCGAGTCCAGCGGCAACTGGTCGATCAACACGGGCAACGGCTACTACGGTGGTCTGCAGTTCTCCAACTCCAGCTGGGCCGCCGCCGGTGGTACCAAGTACGCCCCGCGCGCCGACCTGGCCACCAAGGAACAGCAGATAGCCGTCGCCGAGAAGCTGCTCGCCATGCAGGGCCCGGGCGCCTGGGGCTGCGCCGCTGCCGGTGGCCTGACCGCCGGTGGCCCGGCCGCCAACGTCGACGCCTCCGGCTCCGCGCAGACCAAGTCCGCGCCGAAGGCCGAGACCGCCAAGCCGGCCCCCAAGCAGGAGAAGGCGCAGCCGGCCCCGAAGGTCGCCCCGCAGAAGTCCAACGGCTCCGGTGACTACACCGTGAAGCCGGGCGACACCCTCGCCAAGATCGCCAAGGCGCACGGCACCGACTGGAAGACGGTCTACGCCGAGAACAAGTCCGTCATCGGCGGCAACCCGAACCTGATCTTCCCGGGCCAGCAGCTCAGCATCTGA
- the eno gene encoding phosphopyruvate hydratase, translating into MPPSRLGSCCRTPDTHEGDNVPSIDVVVAREILDSRGNPTVEVEVGLDDGSTGRAAVPSGASTGAFEAIELRDGDPNRYLGKGVEKAVLAVIEQIGPELVGYDATEQRLIDQAMFDLDATDNKGSLGANAILGVSLAVAHAASEASDLPLFRYLGGPNAHVLPVPMMNILNGGSHADSNVDIQEFMIAPIGAESFSEGLRWGAEVYHTLKKVLKAKGLATGLGDEGGFAPNLSSNREALDLILEAIKEAGYAPGQDIALALDVAASEFYKDGKYQFEGKERSAAEMTSYYEELVAAYPLVSIEDPLFEDDWAGWKVITDRIGSKVQLVGDDLFVTNPERLARGIEEGSANALLVKVNQIGSLTETLDAVELAQRNGFKCMMSHRSGETEDVTIADLAVATNCGQIKTGAPARSERVAKYNQLLRIEEILDDAAVYAGRSAFPRFKG; encoded by the coding sequence ATGCCCCCAAGCCGGTTAGGCTCGTGCTGCAGAACTCCAGACACCCATGAAGGAGACAACGTGCCGTCCATCGACGTCGTCGTAGCCCGCGAAATTCTCGACTCGCGAGGTAATCCCACGGTCGAGGTCGAGGTCGGCCTCGACGACGGCAGCACGGGGCGTGCCGCCGTGCCGTCCGGCGCCTCGACCGGCGCTTTCGAGGCCATCGAGCTGCGTGACGGCGACCCGAACCGTTACCTGGGCAAGGGCGTAGAGAAGGCCGTCCTGGCCGTCATCGAGCAGATCGGCCCGGAGCTCGTCGGCTACGACGCGACCGAGCAGCGGCTGATCGACCAGGCGATGTTCGACCTGGACGCCACCGACAACAAGGGCTCTCTCGGCGCCAACGCCATCCTGGGCGTCTCCCTCGCCGTCGCGCACGCCGCCTCCGAGGCCAGCGACCTGCCGCTGTTCCGCTACCTGGGCGGCCCCAACGCGCATGTCCTGCCCGTCCCGATGATGAACATCCTGAACGGCGGCTCGCACGCCGACTCCAACGTGGACATCCAGGAGTTCATGATCGCCCCGATCGGCGCGGAGTCCTTCTCCGAGGGTCTGCGCTGGGGCGCCGAGGTCTACCACACCCTCAAGAAGGTCCTGAAGGCCAAGGGCCTGGCCACCGGCCTGGGCGACGAGGGTGGCTTCGCCCCGAACCTGAGCTCCAACCGTGAGGCGCTGGACCTCATCCTGGAGGCCATCAAGGAAGCCGGCTACGCCCCCGGCCAGGACATCGCGCTCGCGCTGGACGTCGCCGCCTCCGAGTTCTACAAGGACGGCAAGTACCAGTTCGAGGGCAAGGAGCGCTCGGCCGCCGAGATGACCTCGTACTACGAGGAGCTCGTCGCCGCGTACCCGCTCGTCTCCATCGAGGACCCGCTGTTCGAGGACGACTGGGCCGGCTGGAAGGTCATCACCGACAGGATCGGCTCCAAGGTCCAGCTGGTCGGCGACGACCTCTTCGTCACCAACCCGGAGCGCCTGGCCCGCGGCATCGAGGAGGGCTCCGCAAACGCCCTGCTGGTCAAGGTCAACCAGATCGGTTCGCTGACCGAGACCCTGGACGCCGTCGAGCTGGCCCAGCGCAACGGCTTCAAGTGCATGATGTCGCACCGCTCCGGTGAGACCGAGGACGTCACCATCGCCGATCTCGCCGTCGCCACCAACTGCGGCCAGATCAAGACCGGCGCCCCGGCCCGCTCCGAGCGCGTCGCCAAGTACAACCAGCTGCTGCGCATCGAGGAGATTCTCGACGACGCGGCGGTGTACGCGGGCCGCTCGGCCTTCCCGCGGTTCAAGGGCTGA
- a CDS encoding FtsB family cell division protein yields the protein MPADRFSTATRLKALGEQAAARVYRARPARRNRLTGRAALLALVMCSLVVALAYPIRQYISQRSDISDQRRKAQEAARELDRLRDEKARWQDPAYVRQQARQHLHYVVPGETGYIAQDGSGSGTVRKGPKPAPRAWYENLWEDVDSADKRRPESRERGNP from the coding sequence GTGCCCGCGGACCGGTTCTCGACCGCGACCCGACTCAAGGCGCTCGGCGAGCAGGCCGCCGCCCGCGTCTACCGGGCGCGGCCGGCCCGCCGTAACCGTCTCACCGGCCGCGCCGCCCTGCTCGCCCTGGTCATGTGCTCACTGGTCGTCGCGCTCGCCTACCCGATACGGCAGTACATCTCCCAGCGTTCGGACATCAGCGACCAGCGGCGCAAGGCCCAGGAGGCCGCCAGAGAGCTGGACCGGCTGCGCGACGAGAAGGCCCGCTGGCAGGATCCGGCCTACGTCCGCCAGCAGGCCCGGCAGCATCTGCACTACGTCGTGCCGGGCGAAACCGGCTATATCGCCCAGGACGGTTCCGGCTCCGGCACCGTGCGGAAGGGGCCGAAGCCGGCGCCGCGCGCCTGGTACGAGAATCTGTGGGAGGACGTCGACTCCGCCGACAAGCGCCGACCCGAATCCCGTGAACGCGGTAACCCGTGA
- a CDS encoding DUF501 domain-containing protein → METPPPQTEPTEPTAADIAAFKEQLGRPPRGLRAIAHRCPCGQPDVVETAPRLEDGRPFPTLYYLTCPRAASAIGTLEANGVMKEMTERLATDPELAAAYRAAHEDYIRRRDAIEVLEGFPSAGGMPDRVKCLHVLVGHSLAAGPGVNPLGDEAIAMLPEWWRKGPCVDPAEGADAGPAQARHAPEGDTK, encoded by the coding sequence ATGGAAACCCCTCCGCCCCAGACCGAGCCCACCGAGCCCACCGCCGCGGACATCGCCGCCTTCAAGGAGCAGCTGGGCCGGCCCCCGCGCGGCCTGCGCGCCATCGCGCACCGTTGCCCCTGCGGGCAGCCGGACGTCGTCGAGACGGCGCCGCGCCTGGAGGACGGCAGGCCCTTCCCCACGCTCTACTACCTCACCTGCCCGCGCGCGGCCTCCGCGATCGGCACGTTGGAGGCCAACGGCGTGATGAAGGAGATGACCGAGCGGCTGGCGACCGACCCGGAGCTGGCCGCCGCCTACCGCGCGGCACACGAGGACTACATCCGGCGGCGGGACGCCATCGAGGTGCTGGAGGGCTTCCCGAGCGCGGGCGGCATGCCCGACCGGGTCAAGTGCCTGCATGTCCTCGTCGGCCATTCGCTGGCCGCCGGCCCCGGCGTCAATCCGCTGGGTGACGAGGCCATCGCGATGCTGCCGGAGTGGTGGAGGAAGGGGCCGTGCGTGGACCCGGCCGAAGGCGCCGACGCCGGCCCCGCCCAGGCTCGGCACGCTCCCGAAGGAGACACCAAGTGA
- a CDS encoding Ppx/GppA phosphatase family protein has protein sequence MKRVAAIDCGTNSIRLLVADTDLETGEIKDLDRRMEIVRLGQGVDRTGRLAPEALERTFAACRQYAGVIKELGAERTRFVATSASRDAENRADFVRGVVDILGVEPEVITGDQEAEFSFTGATKELAGRADMPVPYLVVDIGGGSTEFVLGDGSVRAARSVDVGCVRMTERHLLHNGTISDPPPPGQITAIKADIAEALDRAEQTVPLGEAATLVGLAGSVTTVAAIALGLSGYDSAAIHHSRLSLAQVREITGSLLASTHAERAAIPVMHPGRVDVIGAGALVLLSIMERTGAQEVVVSEHDILDGIAWSVT, from the coding sequence GTGAAGCGGGTCGCCGCCATCGACTGCGGTACGAACTCCATCCGTCTGCTGGTCGCCGACACCGACCTGGAGACCGGTGAGATCAAGGACCTGGACCGCCGGATGGAGATCGTCCGGCTGGGCCAGGGCGTCGACCGGACCGGGCGGCTGGCGCCCGAGGCGCTGGAGCGCACCTTCGCCGCCTGCCGGCAGTACGCCGGAGTGATCAAGGAACTGGGCGCCGAACGGACCCGCTTCGTGGCGACCTCCGCTTCCCGGGACGCAGAGAACCGCGCCGACTTCGTCCGGGGCGTGGTGGACATCCTGGGCGTGGAGCCCGAGGTGATCACCGGCGACCAGGAGGCGGAGTTCTCCTTCACCGGCGCCACCAAGGAACTGGCCGGCCGCGCGGACATGCCGGTGCCCTACCTGGTGGTGGACATCGGCGGCGGCTCGACCGAGTTCGTCCTGGGCGACGGCTCCGTACGGGCCGCGCGCTCGGTGGACGTCGGCTGTGTACGGATGACCGAACGCCATCTGCTGCACAACGGCACGATCAGCGACCCGCCGCCCCCGGGTCAGATCACCGCGATAAAGGCCGATATCGCCGAGGCACTGGACCGGGCCGAGCAGACGGTCCCGCTGGGCGAGGCCGCCACCCTGGTCGGCCTGGCCGGTTCCGTGACCACCGTCGCCGCCATCGCACTGGGCCTGAGCGGCTACGACTCGGCGGCCATCCACCACTCCCGGCTCTCCCTCGCCCAGGTCCGGGAGATCACCGGCAGTCTGCTGGCCTCCACCCACGCCGAGCGGGCGGCCATCCCGGTCATGCACCCGGGCCGCGTCGATGTGATCGGCGCGGGCGCGCTCGTACTGCTCTCGATCATGGAGCGCACGGGCGCACAGGAGGTTGTGGTCAGCGAGCACGACATTCTCGACGGGATCGCGTGGAGCGTCACCTGA
- a CDS encoding NAD(P)/FAD-dependent oxidoreductase, whose product MSTTERPRILVVGGGYVGLYAARRILKKMRYGEATVTVVDPRSYMTYQPFLPEAAAGSISPRHVVVPLRRVLPKAEVLTGRVTTIDQDRKVATIAPLVGEAYELPFDYLVIAMGAVSRTFPIPGLAENGIGMKGVEEAIGLRNHVLEQLDKADSTTDEEVRRKALTFVFVGGGFAGAETVGEVEDMARDAAKYYKNVKREDMRFLLVDVADKILPEVGPKLGAYGKEHLESRGVEVYLKTGMDSCVDGHVVLNNGLEVDSNTIVWTAGVKPNPALSRFGLPLGPRGHVDTGATLQVQGTDYIWAAGDNAQVPDLVGRKNGNENAWCPPNAQHALRQAKILGDNVISGMRGFPQKEYSHANKGAVAGLGLHKGVAMIVFGKAKIKLKGRLAWYMHRAYHGMAMPTFNRKIRVFADWTLAMFLKREVVSLGAMENPREEFYEAAKPAPAPAASAGDKPKAKAS is encoded by the coding sequence ATGAGCACCACGGAGCGTCCCAGGATCCTCGTTGTAGGCGGTGGGTACGTAGGTCTGTACGCGGCACGCCGCATTCTCAAGAAGATGCGGTACGGCGAGGCGACCGTCACGGTCGTCGATCCCCGTTCGTACATGACGTACCAGCCCTTCCTCCCTGAAGCTGCGGCCGGCAGCATCTCTCCCCGCCACGTCGTGGTTCCGCTACGACGCGTGCTCCCCAAGGCGGAGGTTCTCACCGGCCGGGTGACCACCATCGATCAGGACCGCAAGGTCGCCACGATCGCCCCGCTGGTCGGCGAGGCGTACGAGCTGCCCTTCGACTACCTGGTCATCGCGATGGGTGCGGTCTCCCGTACCTTCCCCATACCCGGCCTGGCCGAGAACGGCATCGGCATGAAGGGCGTGGAAGAGGCCATCGGCCTGCGCAACCACGTCCTGGAGCAGCTGGACAAGGCCGACTCCACGACCGACGAGGAGGTCCGCCGCAAGGCGCTGACCTTCGTCTTCGTCGGCGGCGGCTTCGCGGGCGCGGAGACCGTCGGTGAGGTCGAGGACATGGCCCGCGATGCCGCGAAGTACTACAAGAACGTCAAGCGGGAGGACATGCGCTTCCTGCTGGTCGACGTCGCCGACAAGATCCTTCCCGAGGTCGGCCCGAAGCTCGGCGCCTACGGCAAGGAGCACCTGGAGAGCCGCGGCGTCGAGGTCTACCTCAAGACCGGCATGGACTCGTGCGTGGACGGCCATGTCGTCCTGAACAACGGGCTGGAGGTCGACTCCAACACCATCGTGTGGACCGCCGGCGTCAAGCCGAACCCGGCGCTGTCCCGCTTCGGTCTGCCGCTCGGCCCCCGTGGCCATGTCGATACCGGCGCCACCCTCCAGGTGCAGGGCACCGACTACATCTGGGCCGCGGGCGACAACGCCCAGGTCCCGGACCTGGTCGGCCGCAAGAACGGCAACGAGAACGCCTGGTGCCCGCCGAACGCGCAGCACGCGCTGCGGCAGGCCAAGATCCTCGGCGACAACGTGATCTCCGGGATGCGCGGCTTTCCGCAGAAGGAGTACAGCCACGCCAACAAGGGCGCGGTCGCCGGTCTGGGGCTGCACAAGGGCGTCGCGATGATCGTCTTCGGCAAGGCCAAGATCAAGCTCAAGGGCCGGCTGGCCTGGTACATGCACCGCGCGTACCACGGCATGGCGATGCCGACGTTCAACCGCAAGATCCGGGTCTTCGCCGACTGGACGCTGGCCATGTTCCTCAAGCGCGAGGTCGTCTCGCTCGGCGCCATGGAGAACCCCCGCGAGGAGTTCTACGAGGCGGCCAAGCCGGCCCCCGCCCCGGCGGCCTCGGCCGGCGACAAGCCGAAGGCCAAGGCTTCCTGA
- a CDS encoding class I SAM-dependent methyltransferase, with translation MADAAGRLSKLAEEVLGVPLPVRIRAWDRSESGPPGVPTLVIRSRRALRRLLFKPGELGLARAWVAGDIEVEGDLYEALDLLAGLIWERGTAAPKPRRAAALRTLARPEVRAAARELLALAGPPIPPTPPAEEARFRRGPLHTLLRDKEAISHHYDVGNDFYALVLGPSMVYSCAYWGTGEDTAASLEDAQRDKLDLICRKLGLQEGQRLLDVGCGWGSMVLHAAREYGVRAVGITLSDEQAAYARKRIADAGLADRIEIRVQDYREIKDEPYDAISSIGMAEHVGRARYAEYANALYALLKPGGRLLNHQIARRPVENEEAYHVDEFIDRYVFPDGELAPVGQTVGQLEEAGFEVRDVEAIREHYALTLRQWVANLEAHWDEAVGLTSVGRARVWQLYMAASALSFERNRIGVNQVLAVRTPESGSSGLPLRARVWRSA, from the coding sequence ATGGCCGACGCCGCTGGACGGCTCTCCAAGCTCGCCGAGGAGGTTCTGGGAGTCCCGCTCCCGGTCCGTATTCGCGCCTGGGACCGCAGCGAGTCAGGCCCTCCCGGGGTACCGACACTGGTGATCCGCAGCCGCAGGGCACTGCGCCGTCTGCTGTTCAAGCCGGGGGAACTGGGCCTGGCCCGCGCCTGGGTGGCCGGGGACATCGAGGTCGAAGGCGACCTCTACGAGGCGCTCGACCTGCTCGCCGGCCTGATCTGGGAGCGCGGTACCGCCGCCCCCAAACCGCGGCGGGCCGCCGCCCTGCGCACCCTGGCCCGCCCGGAGGTGCGCGCTGCCGCCCGCGAGCTGCTGGCCCTGGCCGGGCCGCCGATCCCGCCCACACCGCCCGCCGAAGAGGCCCGGTTCCGCCGCGGCCCGCTGCACACCCTGCTCCGCGACAAGGAAGCCATCAGCCACCACTACGACGTCGGCAACGACTTCTACGCGCTGGTGCTCGGCCCGTCGATGGTCTACTCGTGCGCGTACTGGGGGACCGGTGAGGACACCGCCGCTTCCCTTGAGGACGCCCAGCGCGACAAGCTCGACCTGATCTGCCGCAAGCTCGGCCTCCAGGAGGGCCAGCGGCTGCTGGACGTGGGCTGCGGCTGGGGCTCGATGGTGCTGCACGCCGCCCGCGAATACGGCGTACGGGCGGTCGGCATCACCCTCTCCGACGAACAGGCCGCCTACGCCCGTAAGCGCATCGCCGACGCCGGCCTCGCCGACCGGATCGAGATCCGGGTGCAGGACTACCGGGAGATCAAGGACGAGCCGTACGACGCGATCTCCTCGATCGGCATGGCCGAACATGTCGGCCGCGCCCGGTACGCGGAGTACGCGAACGCCCTGTACGCCCTGCTCAAGCCCGGCGGGCGACTGCTCAACCACCAGATCGCCCGGCGTCCTGTGGAGAACGAAGAGGCGTACCACGTCGATGAGTTCATCGACCGTTACGTGTTCCCGGACGGGGAGCTGGCGCCGGTCGGGCAGACGGTCGGTCAGCTGGAGGAGGCCGGCTTCGAGGTGCGCGATGTGGAGGCGATCCGGGAGCACTACGCGCTGACGCTGCGGCAGTGGGTGGCCAATCTGGAGGCCCACTGGGACGAGGCGGTAGGCCTGACGTCCGTCGGCCGGGCCCGGGTCTGGCAGCTCTACATGGCCGCGTCGGCGCTGTCGTTCGAGCGCAACCGTATAGGGGTCAACCAGGTGCTCGCCGTGCGCACCCCGGAGTCCGGGAGTTCCGGCCTGCCGCTGCGTGCGCGGGTGTGGCGTTCCGCCTGA